One part of the Candidatus Poribacteria bacterium genome encodes these proteins:
- the minE gene encoding cell division topological specificity factor MinE: MFKRLMQLLNREHKSKSIAKSRLQLILVQDRTGIDEEIMESLQTELTEVLSKYFILEREQVEVELEREQDSMALVANIPVLGTKVRHPVQA, from the coding sequence ATGTTCAAACGGTTAATGCAGTTACTAAATCGGGAGCACAAGAGCAAGAGTATCGCAAAAAGTCGGCTACAACTCATCCTTGTCCAAGATCGAACTGGAATTGATGAAGAGATAATGGAGAGCTTGCAAACAGAATTGACTGAAGTCCTGTCAAAGTATTTTATACTCGAGCGTGAGCAGGTCGAGGTGGAGCTTGAGCGTGAGCAAGACTCAATGGCACTTGTCGCAAATATTCCAGTCCTCGGAACGAAAGTCCGCCATCCCGTACAGGCGTAA
- a CDS encoding HAD family phosphatase: protein MEKVSCRLAALDLDGTLLNDEHVVTDRSCRALQELSAQGVVVVLISGRMHRAILPISNLIGLDNPIISYNGGMVKHPRTEEVIHHTPIPAAEAMALVEYGDQKGLHLNFCLNDQLFIKEYNQWSELYEKRTGVPATALSDLRELDGQEPTKMQILDTPEKIDLLLAECKTEFGERLYVTRTQVEYIEFMNPQVSKGRALQALADQLGIPNNQIVAFGDGYNDETMMKIAGFCVAMGNSVDEIKAIADYTTETNQNDGVALAVENLLL, encoded by the coding sequence ATGGAAAAAGTGTCGTGCCGTTTGGCGGCGTTAGACTTGGATGGGACACTGCTTAATGATGAGCATGTTGTGACAGATCGAAGCTGCAGAGCGCTCCAAGAATTATCGGCGCAGGGAGTTGTCGTCGTACTAATTTCAGGGCGGATGCATCGAGCCATCCTGCCGATTAGTAATCTGATTGGTTTGGACAATCCGATAATTTCATACAACGGTGGGATGGTCAAACACCCACGAACGGAGGAGGTGATTCACCATACTCCCATTCCGGCAGCGGAGGCAATGGCGTTGGTCGAGTATGGAGATCAGAAGGGACTACATCTCAACTTCTGTTTGAATGATCAACTGTTCATCAAGGAATATAATCAGTGGAGTGAACTGTATGAAAAGAGAACGGGGGTTCCGGCAACGGCACTCAGCGATCTGCGCGAATTAGATGGGCAAGAACCCACGAAGATGCAGATTTTGGATACACCGGAAAAAATTGATCTACTCCTCGCCGAATGCAAAACCGAGTTTGGCGAGCGGTTGTATGTCACGCGGACCCAGGTCGAATACATCGAGTTTATGAATCCACAAGTATCTAAAGGGCGTGCGTTGCAAGCGCTTGCTGACCAACTTGGCATCCCCAACAATCAGATTGTTGCCTTTGGCGATGGATACAACGACGAGACCATGATGAAAATCGCAGGTTTCTGTGTGGCTATGGGAAATTCGGTTGACGAAATTAAAGCTATCGCCGATTACACGACCGAAACCAACCAGAACGATGGCGTCGCGCTAGCGGTCGAGAATCTGCTGCTTTGA
- a CDS encoding YkgJ family cysteine cluster protein, producing MSQLIQIEQIVPSKVCFSCDVCCRFLDQDSFLAPIFTEAEMGNAIENGVAGHRFRTTADGKSAQVTLIPHGHMYICPFFNSETSECTIYPIRPLDCQIYPFALMYNQDRTQVVLGIDMICPYGEAEAQTEAFQHYSGYMVDYLESDSVVETVSTNWQLIGPYQDTVVIVRTLEKLTLARMKTKY from the coding sequence ATGAGTCAGTTGATTCAGATTGAACAGATTGTACCGAGCAAGGTCTGTTTTTCATGCGATGTTTGCTGCCGATTCCTCGATCAAGACAGCTTCCTCGCTCCCATCTTCACCGAAGCTGAAATGGGAAACGCTATTGAAAATGGGGTGGCGGGGCATCGCTTTCGCACGACGGCAGATGGGAAAAGCGCACAGGTTACACTGATACCCCATGGGCATATGTACATCTGTCCCTTTTTTAATTCTGAAACGAGTGAATGCACAATCTACCCGATTCGTCCGCTGGACTGCCAGATCTATCCTTTCGCTCTTATGTACAATCAAGATCGAACGCAGGTAGTGCTAGGGATTGACATGATCTGTCCTTATGGCGAAGCGGAAGCCCAGACGGAAGCGTTCCAACACTATAGCGGCTACATGGTGGACTATCTCGAATCTGATTCGGTCGTTGAAACTGTCTCTACAAATTGGCAGCTCATTGGACCCTATCAGGACACGGTGGTAATTGTGCGCACTTTGGAGAAGTTGACATTAGCCAGAATGAAAACCAAGTATTGA